From a single Diceros bicornis minor isolate mBicDic1 chromosome 6, mDicBic1.mat.cur, whole genome shotgun sequence genomic region:
- the ZSWIM8 gene encoding zinc finger SWIM domain-containing protein 8 isoform X3 encodes MELMFAEWEDGERFSFEDSDRFEEDSLCSFISEAESLCQNWRGWRKQSAGPNSPTGGGGGGGSGGTRMRDGLVIPLVELSAKQVAFHIPFEVVEKVYPPVPEQLQLRIAFWSFPENEEDIRLYSCLANGSADEFQRGDQLFRMRAVKDPLQIGFHLSATVVPPQMVPPKGAYNVAVMFDRCRVTSCSCTCGAGAKWCTHVVALCLFRIHNASAVCLRAPVSESLSRLQRDQLQKFAQYLISELPQQILPTAQRLLDELLSSQSTAINTVCGAPDPTAGPSASDQSTWYLDESTLTDNIKKTLHKFCGPSPVVFSDVNSMYLSSTEPPAAAEWACLLRPLRGREPEGVWNLLSIVREMFKRRDSNAAPLLEILTDQCLTYEQITGWWYSVRTSASHSSASGHTGRSNGQSEVAAHACASMCDEMVTLWRLAVLDPALSPQRRRELCAQLRQWQLKVIENVKRGQHKKTLERLFPGFRPAVEACYFNWEEAYPLPGVTYSGTDRKLALCWARALPPRPGVSRSGGLEESRERPRPLPPEPAVRPKEPGAKRKGLGEGVPSSQRGPRRLSAEGGDKALHKMGPGGGKAKALGGAGSGGKGSTGGGSKRRLSSEDSSLEPDLAELSLDDSSLALGAEASTFGGFPESPPPCPPPGGSRGPSTFLPEPPDTYEEDGGVYFSEGPEPPTASAGPPGLLPGEVCTRDDLPSTDESGNGLPKTKEAVSAVGEEDDDYQAYYLNAQDGAGGEEEKAEGGAGEEHDLFAGLKPLEQESRMEVLFACAEALHAHGYSNEASRLTVELAQDLLANPPDLKVEPPPAKGKKNKVSTSRQTWVATNTLTKAAFLLTVLSERPEHHNLAFRVGMFALELQRPPASTKALEVKLAYQESEVAALLKKIPLGPSEMSTMRCRAEELREGTLCDYRPVLPLMLASFIFDVLCAPVVSPTGSRPPSRNWNNEMPGDEELGFEAAVAALGMKTTVSEAEHPLLCEGTRREKGDLALALMITYKDDQAKLKKILDKLLDRESQTHKPQTLSSFYSSSRPATASQRSPSKHGGPSAPGALQPLTSGSAGPAQPGSVAGAGPGPTEGFTEKNVPESSPHSPCEGLPSEAALTPRPEGKVPSRLALGSRGGYNGRGWGSPGRPKKKHTGMASIDSSAPETTSDSSPTLSRRPLRGGWAPTSWGRGQDSDSISSSSSDSLGSSSSSGSRRASASGGARAKTVEVGRYKGRRPESHAPHVPNQPSEAAAHFYFELAKTVLIKAGGNSSTSIFTHPSSSGGHQGPHRNLHLCAFEIGLYALGLHNFVSPNWLSRTYSSHVSWITGQAMEIGSAALTILVECWDGHLTPPEVASLADRASRARDSNMVRAAAELALSCLPHAHALNPNEIQRALVQCKEQDNLMLEKACMAVEEAAKGGGVYPEVLFEVAHQWFWLYEQTAGGSSTAREGATSCSASGIRAAGEAGRGLPEGRGGPGTEPVTVAAAAVTAAATVVPVISVGSSLYPSPGLGHGHSPGLHPYTALQPHLPCSPQYLTHPAHPAHPMPHMPRPAVFPVPSSAYPQGVHPAFLGAQYPYSVTPPSLAATAVSFPVPSMAPITVHPYHTEPGLPLPTSVACELWGQGTVSSVHPASTFPAIQGASLPALTTQPSPLVSGGFPPPEEETHSQPVNPHSLHHLHAAYRVGMLALEMLGRRAHNDHPNNFSRSPPYTDDVKWLLGLAAKLGVNYVHQFCVGAAKGVLSPFVLQEIVMETLQRLSPAHAHNHLRAPAFHQLVQRCQQAYMQYIHHRLIHLTPADYDDFVNAIRSARSAFCLTPMGMMQFNDILQNLKRSKQTKELWQRVSLEMTTFSP; translated from the exons ATGGAGCTGATGTTCGCGGAGTGGGAGGATGGAGAGCGCTTCTCATTCGAGGATTCGGACCGCTTTGAGGAGGATTCGCTCTGTTCCTTCATCTCTGAGGCCGAGAGCCTCTGCCAGAACTGGCGGGGATGGCGCAAACAGTCAGCGGGGCCCAATTCTCCCACTGGCGGCGGTGGCGGAGGTGGCAGTGGCGGTACCAGAATGCGAG ATGGACTGGTAATCCCATTGGTGGAGCTGTCAGCAAAGCAGGTGGCATTTCATATCCCATTTGAAGTGGTGGAGAAAGTTTACCCGCCGGTGCCTGAGCAGCTACAGCTCCGAATTGCTTTTTGGAGCTTCCCTGAGAATGAAGAGGATATTCG GCTGTATTCGTGCCTGGCCAATGGCAGTGCAGATGAGTTCCAGCGAGGGGATCAGCTATTCCGCATGAGGGCTGTGAAGGACCCACTACAGATAG GGTTCCACCTGAGTGCTACAGTGGTGCCACCTCAGATGGTCCCCCCTAAAGGGGCCTACAATGTGGCTGTGATGTTTGACCGCTGCCGGGTCACTTCCTGCAGCTGCACCTGTGGGGCTGGGGCCAAATGGTGCACCCACGTCGTGGCACTCTGTCTCTTCCGGATCCACAAC GCTTCTGCAGTCTGCCTGCGGGCCCCAGTCTCAGAATCCCTATCTCGGCTGCAGAGGGACCAGCTGCAGAAGTTTGCTCAGTACCTCATCAGTGAGCTCCCTCAGCAG ATCCTCCCCACAGCCCAGCGTCTCCTGGATGAACTCCTCTCCTCGCAGTCAACAGCCATTAATACGGTGTGTGGAGCCCCAG accccacagcaggGCCCTCAGCCTCCGACCAGAGTACTTGGTATTTGGATGAATCGACACTCACTGACAACATCAAGAAGACACTGCACAAGTTCTGTGGCCCCTCCCCTGTGGTCTTTAG TGATGTGAACTCCATGTATCTGTCTTCCACGGAGCCTCCAGCTGCTGCTGAATGGGCATGTCTGCTGCGCCCCCTGAGGGGTCGTGAGCCAGAGGGCGTCTGGAACCTGCTTAGTATCGTGCGGGAGATGTTCAAACGGAGGGACAGCAATGCTGCCCCCTTGTTGGAAATCCTCACTGACCAGTGCCTCACCTATGAGCAG ATAACAGGTTGGTGGTACAGCGTGCGCACCTCAGCCTCACACAGCAGCGCCAGTGGGCATACGGGCCGTAGCAATGGGCAGTCAGAGGTGGCAGCCCATGCATGTGCCAGCATGTGTGACGAGATGGTCACACTGTGGAGGCTGGCTGTGCTGGACCCTGCACTCAGCCCCCAGCG CCGCCGGGAACTGTGTGCACAGCTACGCCAGTGGCAACTGAAGGTGATTGAGAATGTAAAGCGGGGACAGCACAAGAAGACCCTGGAGCGGCTCTTCCCTGGCTTCCGGCCGGCGGTGGAAGCCTGCTACTTCAACTGGGAAGAGGCTTACCCACTTCCTGGTGTCACCTACAGCGGCACTGACCGGAAgctggcactgtgctgggcccgAGCCCTGCCCCCTCGGCCAGGTGTCTCCCGATCTGGGGGCCTGGAGGAATCTCGGGAGCGGCCCCGCCCTCTTCCTCCTGAGCCAGCTGTGCGGCCCAAGGAGCCTGGGGCCAAGCGCAAGGGATTGGGTGAGGGGGTCCCCTCATCCCAGCGGGGTCCCCGCCGCCTCTCGGCTGAGGGGGGAGATAAGGCTCTGCATAAGATGGGGCCAGGTGGGGGCAAAGCCAAGGCACTGGGTGGGGCTGGCAGTGGGGGCAAGGGCTCAACAGGCGGCGGGAGCAAGCGACGTCTGAGCAGTGAAGACAGCTCCCTGGAGCCGGATCTGGCCGAGTTGAGCCTGGATGACAGCAGCCTCGCTCTGGGTGCAGAGGCCAGCACCTTTGGTGGATTCCCTGAGAGCCCACCACCCTGCCCTCCCCCTGGTGGCTCCCGAGGCCCTTCCACCTTCCTTCCTGAACCCCCAGATACTTATGAAGAAGATGGTGGTGTGTACTTCTCAGAAGGGCCTGAGCCTCCCACAGCCTCTGCTGGCCCCCCTGGCCTACTGCCTGGGGAGGTCTGTACCCGGGACGACCTCCCTTCCACAGATGAGAGTGGCAATGGGCTCCCCAAAACCAAAGAGGCAGTGTCTGCAGTTGGAGAGGAGGATGATGACTACCAGGCATATTATCTGAATGCCCAGGATGGGGCTGGGGGCGAGGAAGAGAAGGCCGAGGGCGGGGCTGGGGAGGAGCACGACCTGTTTGCCGGGCTGAAGCCACTGGAGCAGGAGAGCCGCATGGAG GTATTATTTGCCTGTGCTGAGGCCTTGCATGCACATGGCTACAGCAATGAGGCCTCCCGCCTCACTGTGGAGCTTGCCCAGGACCTGCTAGCCAATCCACCTGACCTCAAGGTAGAGCCGCCCCCTGCCAAG GGCAAGAAGAATAAGGTATCTACAAGCCGTCAGACCTGGGTGGCTACCAACACCCTGACCAAGGCGGCCTTCCTGTTGACAGTGCTAAGTGAGCGCCCAGAGCATCACAACCTTGCCTTCCGAGTCGGCATGTTTGCCTTGGAACTACAGCGGCCCCCAGCTTCTACCAAGGCCTTGGAG GTGAAGCTGGCATACCAGGAGTCAGAGGTGGCTGCTTTGCTCAAGAAGATTCCTTTGGGTCCGAGTGAGATGAGTACCATGCGGTGCCGGGCAGAGGAGCTTCGGGAGGGGACACTCTGTGACTATCGGCCTGTTTTGCCTCTCATGCTTGCCAGTTTCATCTTTGATGTTCTCTGTGCTCCAG TGGTTTCTCCCACGGGTTCCCGGCCCCCAAGTCGCAATTGGAACAATGAGATGCCTGGGGatgaggagctgggatttgaagcaGCAGTTGCTGCCTTGG GCATGAAGACAACAGTGAGCGAGGCAGAGCATCCCCTCTTATGTGAAGGCACACGTCGGGAAAAGGGTGACCTGGCATTGGCACTAATGATCACTTACAAGGATGACCAGGCCAAGCTCAAAAAG ATCTTAGACAAACTCTTGGACCGAGAGAGCCAGACGCATAAGCCACAGACACTGAGTTCATTCTACTCATCTAGCCGCCCAGCCACAGCCAGCCAGAGGTCTCCTTCAAAGCATGGGGGCCCATCTGCCCCAGGGGCCCTGCAGCCCTTGACCTCAGGCTCTGCAGGGCCTGCTCAGCCAGGGAGtgtggcaggggctgggccaggccccACTGAGGGCTTCACAGAGAAGAATGTGCCTG AGAGTTCCCCACATTCCCCCTGTGAGGGTCTCCCATCTGAGGCAGCTTTGACCCCAAGGCCAGAAGGGAAGGTTCCCAGCCGCTTGGCTCTTGGCAGTCGTGGAGGCTACAATGGACGGGGCTGGGGCTCCCCAGGGCGGCCTAAGAAGAAGCACACAG GCATGGCCAGCATTGACAGCAGTGCCCCTGAAACAACATCAGATAGCTCCCCCACCTTAAGCCGGAGGCCACTTCGAGGGGGCTGGGCCCCTACCTCCTGGGGTCGAGGACAGGACAGTGACAGCATTAGCAGCTCTTCCTCGGACTCCCTTGGCTCCTCGTCCTCCAGTGGAAGTCGCCGGGCCAGTGCCAGTGGAGGGGCCCGGGCGAAGACAGTTGAAGTTGGCAG GTACAAGGGCCGCCGTCCTGAGAGTCATGCCCCCCATGTACCCAATCAGCCGTCAGAGGCAGCTGCACACTTCTACTTCGAGCTGGCGAAGACAGTGCTTATCAAGGCAGGGGGCAACAGCAGCACTTCCATTTTCACACATCCATCTTCCTCAGGGGGCCACCAGGGTCCTCACCGCAACCTGCACCTTTGCGCCTTCGAGATTGGGCTTTATGCCCTTGGCCTGCACAACTTTGTTTCTCCCAACTGGCTCTCACGTACCTATTCTTCCCACGTTTCCTGGATTACAG GCCAGGCAATGGAGATTGGCAGTGCAGCCCTGACTATACTGGTGGAATGCTGGGATGGGCACCTGACACCCCCTGAGGTTGCATCCCTGGCTGATAGGGCATCACGGGCACGAGATTCCAATATGGTGAGGGCAGCAGCAGAGCTAGCCCTCAGCTGCCTGCCTCATGCCCATGCGTTGAACCCCAATGAGATCCAGCGAGCCCTGGTGCAGTGCAAGGAGCAG GATAACCTGATGTTGGAGAAGGCCTGCATGGCAGTGGAAGAGGCGGCTAAGGGTGGGGGTGTATACCCCGAAGTGTTGTTTGAGGTTGCTCACCAGTGGTTCTGGCTATATGAGCAAACAGCAGGTGGCTCATCCACGGCCCGTGAAGGGGCTACAAGCTGTAGTGCCAGTGGGATCAGGGCAGCTGGGGAGGCCGGGCGGGGGCTGCCTGAGGGCAGGGGGGGCCCAGGGACTGAGCCAGTTACAGTGGCTGCAGCAGCAGTGACAGCAGCAGCCACGGTGGTGCCGGTCATCTCGGTGGGGTCCAGTTTATATCCAAGTCCAGGACTGGGGCATGGTCATTCCCCTGGCCTGCACCCCTACACTGCTCTACAGCCCCACCTGCCCTGCAGCCCTCAATACCTCACCCACCCAGCTCACCCTGCCCACCCCATGCCTCATATGCCCCGGCCTGCCGTCTTCCCTGTGCCCAGCTCTGCATACCCACAG GGTGTGCATCCTGCATTCCTGGGGGCTCAGTACCCTTACTCGGTGACTCCCCCCTCACTTGCTGCCACTGCTGTGTCTTTCCCCGTCCCTTCCATGGCACCCATCACAGTACATCCCTATCACACAGAGCCAGGGCTCCCACTGCCCACCAGTGTGGCCTGTGAGTTGTGGGGACAGGGAACAG TGAGCAGTGTCCATCCAGCGTCCACGTTTCCAGCCATCCAGGGTGCCTCGCTGCCTGCCCTGACCACACAGCCCAGCCCTCTGGTGAGCGGGGGTTTTCCACCACCCGAGGAAGAGACGCACAGTCAGCCTGTCAACCCACACAGCCTACACCACCTGCATGCTGCCTACCGTGTTG gaatgctgGCACTGGAGATGCTGGGTCGCCGGGCACACAATGATCACCCCAACAACTTCTCCCGCTCCCCCCCCTACACTGATGATGTCAAATGGTTGCTGGGGCTGGCAGCAAAGCTGG gaGTGAACTACGTGCACCAGTTCTGTGTGGGGGCAGCCAAGGGGGTGCTGAGCCCGTTTGTGCTGCAGGAGATCGTCATGGAGACGCTGCAGCGGCTGAGCCCTGCTCATGCCCACAACCACCTGCGTGCCCCGGCCTTCCACCAACTGGTGCAGCGCTGCCAACAGGCATACATGCAG TACATCCATCACCGCTTGATTCACCTGACCCCTGCCGACTACGACGACTTTGTGAATGCGATCCGCAGTGCCCGCAGCGCCTTCTGCCTGACACCCATGGGCATGATGCAGTTCAACGACATCCTGCAGAACCTCAAGCGCAGCAAACAGACCAAGGAGCTGTGGCAGCGGGTCTCACTCGAGATGACCACCTTCTCCCCCTGA
- the ZSWIM8 gene encoding zinc finger SWIM domain-containing protein 8 isoform X6 has protein sequence MELMFAEWEDGERFSFEDSDRFEEDSLCSFISEAESLCQNWRGWRKQSAGPNSPTGGGGGGGSGGTRMRDGLVIPLVELSAKQVAFHIPFEVVEKVYPPVPEQLQLRIAFWSFPENEEDIRLYSCLANGSADEFQRGDQLFRMRAVKDPLQIGFHLSATVVPPQMVPPKGAYNVAVMFDRCRVTSCSCTCGAGAKWCTHVVALCLFRIHNASAVCLRAPVSESLSRLQRDQLQKFAQYLISELPQQILPTAQRLLDELLSSQSTAINTVCGAPDPTAGPSASDQSTWYLDESTLTDNIKKTLHKFCGPSPVVFSDVNSMYLSSTEPPAAAEWACLLRPLRGREPEGVWNLLSIVREMFKRRDSNAAPLLEILTDQCLTYEQITGWWYSVRTSASHSSASGHTGRSNGQSEVAAHACASMCDEMVTLWRLAVLDPALSPQRRRELCAQLRQWQLKVIENVKRGQHKKTLERLFPGFRPAVEACYFNWEEAYPLPGVTYSGTDRKLALCWARALPPRPGVSRSGGLEESRERPRPLPPEPAVRPKEPGAKRKGLGEGVPSSQRGPRRLSAEGGDKALHKMGPGGGKAKALGGAGSGGKGSTGGGSKRRLSSEDSSLEPDLAELSLDDSSLALGAEASTFGGFPESPPPCPPPGGSRGPSTFLPEPPDTYEEDGGVYFSEGPEPPTASAGPPGLLPGEVCTRDDLPSTDESGNGLPKTKEAVSAVGEEDDDYQAYYLNAQDGAGGEEEKAEGGAGEEHDLFAGLKPLEQESRMEVLFACAEALHAHGYSNEASRLTVELAQDLLANPPDLKVEPPPAKGKKNKVSTSRQTWVATNTLTKAAFLLTVLSERPEHHNLAFRVGMFALELQRPPASTKALEVKLAYQESEVAALLKKIPLGPSEMSTMRCRAEELREGTLCDYRPVLPLMLASFIFDVLCAPVVSPTGSRPPSRNWNNEMPGDEELGFEAAVAALGMKTTVSEAEHPLLCEGTRREKGDLALALMITYKDDQAKLKKILDKLLDRESQTHKPQTLSSFYSSSRPATASQRSPSKHGGPSAPGALQPLTSGSAGPAQPGSVAGAGPGPTEGFTEKNVPESSPHSPCEGLPSEAALTPRPEGKVPSRLALGSRGGYNGRGWGSPGRPKKKHTGMASIDSSAPETTSDSSPTLSRRPLRGGWAPTSWGRGQDSDSISSSSSDSLGSSSSSGSRRASASGGARAKTVEVGRYKGRRPESHAPHVPNQPSEAAAHFYFELAKTVLIKAGGNSSTSIFTHPSSSGGHQGPHRNLHLCAFEIGLYALGLHNFVSPNWLSRTYSSHVSWITGQAMEIGSAALTILVECWDGHLTPPEVASLADRASRARDSNMVRAAAELALSCLPHAHALNPNEIQRALVQCKEQDNLMLEKACMAVEEAAKGGGVYPEVLFEVAHQWFWLYEQTAGGSSTAREGATSCSASGIRAAGEAGRGLPEGRGGPGTEPVTVAAAAVTAAATVVPVISVGSSLYPSPGLGHGHSPGLHPYTALQPHLPCSPQYLTHPAHPAHPMPHMPRPAVFPVPSSAYPQGVHPAFLGAQYPYSVTPPSLAATAVSFPVPSMAPITVHPYHTEPGLPLPTSVACELWGQGTVSSVHPASTFPAIQGASLPALTTQPSPLVSGGFPPPEEETHSQPVNPHSLHHLHAAYRVGMLALEMLGRRAHNDHPNNFSRSPPYTDDVKWLLGLAAKLGVNYVHQFCVGAAKGVLSPFVLQEIVMETLQRLSPAHAHNHLRAPAFHQLVQRCQQAYMQVTTQEVWSRVEHLLGSTSITA, from the exons ATGGAGCTGATGTTCGCGGAGTGGGAGGATGGAGAGCGCTTCTCATTCGAGGATTCGGACCGCTTTGAGGAGGATTCGCTCTGTTCCTTCATCTCTGAGGCCGAGAGCCTCTGCCAGAACTGGCGGGGATGGCGCAAACAGTCAGCGGGGCCCAATTCTCCCACTGGCGGCGGTGGCGGAGGTGGCAGTGGCGGTACCAGAATGCGAG ATGGACTGGTAATCCCATTGGTGGAGCTGTCAGCAAAGCAGGTGGCATTTCATATCCCATTTGAAGTGGTGGAGAAAGTTTACCCGCCGGTGCCTGAGCAGCTACAGCTCCGAATTGCTTTTTGGAGCTTCCCTGAGAATGAAGAGGATATTCG GCTGTATTCGTGCCTGGCCAATGGCAGTGCAGATGAGTTCCAGCGAGGGGATCAGCTATTCCGCATGAGGGCTGTGAAGGACCCACTACAGATAG GGTTCCACCTGAGTGCTACAGTGGTGCCACCTCAGATGGTCCCCCCTAAAGGGGCCTACAATGTGGCTGTGATGTTTGACCGCTGCCGGGTCACTTCCTGCAGCTGCACCTGTGGGGCTGGGGCCAAATGGTGCACCCACGTCGTGGCACTCTGTCTCTTCCGGATCCACAAC GCTTCTGCAGTCTGCCTGCGGGCCCCAGTCTCAGAATCCCTATCTCGGCTGCAGAGGGACCAGCTGCAGAAGTTTGCTCAGTACCTCATCAGTGAGCTCCCTCAGCAG ATCCTCCCCACAGCCCAGCGTCTCCTGGATGAACTCCTCTCCTCGCAGTCAACAGCCATTAATACGGTGTGTGGAGCCCCAG accccacagcaggGCCCTCAGCCTCCGACCAGAGTACTTGGTATTTGGATGAATCGACACTCACTGACAACATCAAGAAGACACTGCACAAGTTCTGTGGCCCCTCCCCTGTGGTCTTTAG TGATGTGAACTCCATGTATCTGTCTTCCACGGAGCCTCCAGCTGCTGCTGAATGGGCATGTCTGCTGCGCCCCCTGAGGGGTCGTGAGCCAGAGGGCGTCTGGAACCTGCTTAGTATCGTGCGGGAGATGTTCAAACGGAGGGACAGCAATGCTGCCCCCTTGTTGGAAATCCTCACTGACCAGTGCCTCACCTATGAGCAG ATAACAGGTTGGTGGTACAGCGTGCGCACCTCAGCCTCACACAGCAGCGCCAGTGGGCATACGGGCCGTAGCAATGGGCAGTCAGAGGTGGCAGCCCATGCATGTGCCAGCATGTGTGACGAGATGGTCACACTGTGGAGGCTGGCTGTGCTGGACCCTGCACTCAGCCCCCAGCG CCGCCGGGAACTGTGTGCACAGCTACGCCAGTGGCAACTGAAGGTGATTGAGAATGTAAAGCGGGGACAGCACAAGAAGACCCTGGAGCGGCTCTTCCCTGGCTTCCGGCCGGCGGTGGAAGCCTGCTACTTCAACTGGGAAGAGGCTTACCCACTTCCTGGTGTCACCTACAGCGGCACTGACCGGAAgctggcactgtgctgggcccgAGCCCTGCCCCCTCGGCCAGGTGTCTCCCGATCTGGGGGCCTGGAGGAATCTCGGGAGCGGCCCCGCCCTCTTCCTCCTGAGCCAGCTGTGCGGCCCAAGGAGCCTGGGGCCAAGCGCAAGGGATTGGGTGAGGGGGTCCCCTCATCCCAGCGGGGTCCCCGCCGCCTCTCGGCTGAGGGGGGAGATAAGGCTCTGCATAAGATGGGGCCAGGTGGGGGCAAAGCCAAGGCACTGGGTGGGGCTGGCAGTGGGGGCAAGGGCTCAACAGGCGGCGGGAGCAAGCGACGTCTGAGCAGTGAAGACAGCTCCCTGGAGCCGGATCTGGCCGAGTTGAGCCTGGATGACAGCAGCCTCGCTCTGGGTGCAGAGGCCAGCACCTTTGGTGGATTCCCTGAGAGCCCACCACCCTGCCCTCCCCCTGGTGGCTCCCGAGGCCCTTCCACCTTCCTTCCTGAACCCCCAGATACTTATGAAGAAGATGGTGGTGTGTACTTCTCAGAAGGGCCTGAGCCTCCCACAGCCTCTGCTGGCCCCCCTGGCCTACTGCCTGGGGAGGTCTGTACCCGGGACGACCTCCCTTCCACAGATGAGAGTGGCAATGGGCTCCCCAAAACCAAAGAGGCAGTGTCTGCAGTTGGAGAGGAGGATGATGACTACCAGGCATATTATCTGAATGCCCAGGATGGGGCTGGGGGCGAGGAAGAGAAGGCCGAGGGCGGGGCTGGGGAGGAGCACGACCTGTTTGCCGGGCTGAAGCCACTGGAGCAGGAGAGCCGCATGGAG GTATTATTTGCCTGTGCTGAGGCCTTGCATGCACATGGCTACAGCAATGAGGCCTCCCGCCTCACTGTGGAGCTTGCCCAGGACCTGCTAGCCAATCCACCTGACCTCAAGGTAGAGCCGCCCCCTGCCAAG GGCAAGAAGAATAAGGTATCTACAAGCCGTCAGACCTGGGTGGCTACCAACACCCTGACCAAGGCGGCCTTCCTGTTGACAGTGCTAAGTGAGCGCCCAGAGCATCACAACCTTGCCTTCCGAGTCGGCATGTTTGCCTTGGAACTACAGCGGCCCCCAGCTTCTACCAAGGCCTTGGAG GTGAAGCTGGCATACCAGGAGTCAGAGGTGGCTGCTTTGCTCAAGAAGATTCCTTTGGGTCCGAGTGAGATGAGTACCATGCGGTGCCGGGCAGAGGAGCTTCGGGAGGGGACACTCTGTGACTATCGGCCTGTTTTGCCTCTCATGCTTGCCAGTTTCATCTTTGATGTTCTCTGTGCTCCAG TGGTTTCTCCCACGGGTTCCCGGCCCCCAAGTCGCAATTGGAACAATGAGATGCCTGGGGatgaggagctgggatttgaagcaGCAGTTGCTGCCTTGG GCATGAAGACAACAGTGAGCGAGGCAGAGCATCCCCTCTTATGTGAAGGCACACGTCGGGAAAAGGGTGACCTGGCATTGGCACTAATGATCACTTACAAGGATGACCAGGCCAAGCTCAAAAAG ATCTTAGACAAACTCTTGGACCGAGAGAGCCAGACGCATAAGCCACAGACACTGAGTTCATTCTACTCATCTAGCCGCCCAGCCACAGCCAGCCAGAGGTCTCCTTCAAAGCATGGGGGCCCATCTGCCCCAGGGGCCCTGCAGCCCTTGACCTCAGGCTCTGCAGGGCCTGCTCAGCCAGGGAGtgtggcaggggctgggccaggccccACTGAGGGCTTCACAGAGAAGAATGTGCCTG AGAGTTCCCCACATTCCCCCTGTGAGGGTCTCCCATCTGAGGCAGCTTTGACCCCAAGGCCAGAAGGGAAGGTTCCCAGCCGCTTGGCTCTTGGCAGTCGTGGAGGCTACAATGGACGGGGCTGGGGCTCCCCAGGGCGGCCTAAGAAGAAGCACACAG GCATGGCCAGCATTGACAGCAGTGCCCCTGAAACAACATCAGATAGCTCCCCCACCTTAAGCCGGAGGCCACTTCGAGGGGGCTGGGCCCCTACCTCCTGGGGTCGAGGACAGGACAGTGACAGCATTAGCAGCTCTTCCTCGGACTCCCTTGGCTCCTCGTCCTCCAGTGGAAGTCGCCGGGCCAGTGCCAGTGGAGGGGCCCGGGCGAAGACAGTTGAAGTTGGCAG GTACAAGGGCCGCCGTCCTGAGAGTCATGCCCCCCATGTACCCAATCAGCCGTCAGAGGCAGCTGCACACTTCTACTTCGAGCTGGCGAAGACAGTGCTTATCAAGGCAGGGGGCAACAGCAGCACTTCCATTTTCACACATCCATCTTCCTCAGGGGGCCACCAGGGTCCTCACCGCAACCTGCACCTTTGCGCCTTCGAGATTGGGCTTTATGCCCTTGGCCTGCACAACTTTGTTTCTCCCAACTGGCTCTCACGTACCTATTCTTCCCACGTTTCCTGGATTACAG GCCAGGCAATGGAGATTGGCAGTGCAGCCCTGACTATACTGGTGGAATGCTGGGATGGGCACCTGACACCCCCTGAGGTTGCATCCCTGGCTGATAGGGCATCACGGGCACGAGATTCCAATATGGTGAGGGCAGCAGCAGAGCTAGCCCTCAGCTGCCTGCCTCATGCCCATGCGTTGAACCCCAATGAGATCCAGCGAGCCCTGGTGCAGTGCAAGGAGCAG GATAACCTGATGTTGGAGAAGGCCTGCATGGCAGTGGAAGAGGCGGCTAAGGGTGGGGGTGTATACCCCGAAGTGTTGTTTGAGGTTGCTCACCAGTGGTTCTGGCTATATGAGCAAACAGCAGGTGGCTCATCCACGGCCCGTGAAGGGGCTACAAGCTGTAGTGCCAGTGGGATCAGGGCAGCTGGGGAGGCCGGGCGGGGGCTGCCTGAGGGCAGGGGGGGCCCAGGGACTGAGCCAGTTACAGTGGCTGCAGCAGCAGTGACAGCAGCAGCCACGGTGGTGCCGGTCATCTCGGTGGGGTCCAGTTTATATCCAAGTCCAGGACTGGGGCATGGTCATTCCCCTGGCCTGCACCCCTACACTGCTCTACAGCCCCACCTGCCCTGCAGCCCTCAATACCTCACCCACCCAGCTCACCCTGCCCACCCCATGCCTCATATGCCCCGGCCTGCCGTCTTCCCTGTGCCCAGCTCTGCATACCCACAG GGTGTGCATCCTGCATTCCTGGGGGCTCAGTACCCTTACTCGGTGACTCCCCCCTCACTTGCTGCCACTGCTGTGTCTTTCCCCGTCCCTTCCATGGCACCCATCACAGTACATCCCTATCACACAGAGCCAGGGCTCCCACTGCCCACCAGTGTGGCCTGTGAGTTGTGGGGACAGGGAACAG TGAGCAGTGTCCATCCAGCGTCCACGTTTCCAGCCATCCAGGGTGCCTCGCTGCCTGCCCTGACCACACAGCCCAGCCCTCTGGTGAGCGGGGGTTTTCCACCACCCGAGGAAGAGACGCACAGTCAGCCTGTCAACCCACACAGCCTACACCACCTGCATGCTGCCTACCGTGTTG gaatgctgGCACTGGAGATGCTGGGTCGCCGGGCACACAATGATCACCCCAACAACTTCTCCCGCTCCCCCCCCTACACTGATGATGTCAAATGGTTGCTGGGGCTGGCAGCAAAGCTGG gaGTGAACTACGTGCACCAGTTCTGTGTGGGGGCAGCCAAGGGGGTGCTGAGCCCGTTTGTGCTGCAGGAGATCGTCATGGAGACGCTGCAGCGGCTGAGCCCTGCTCATGCCCACAACCACCTGCGTGCCCCGGCCTTCCACCAACTGGTGCAGCGCTGCCAACAGGCATACATGCAGGTGACAACCCAGGAAGTATGGAGCAGGGTGGAGCATCTCCTAGGCAG TACATCCATCACCGCTTGA